Proteins encoded in a region of the Flavobacterium sp. MDT1-60 genome:
- a CDS encoding nuclear transport factor 2 family protein, producing the protein MKKIIYFIALVFLPTCLLAQTEEEAAVKKCIQNYLDGTSYNKPDSIEKAFYSEANLFLGHKDKDLWIVPISEYTTWFKNDKQGQFNGRVGRIISIDLYNNIALAKAEIVIPDKKMEFIDLFLLKKIQGEWKIISKSASSLSSNKSGKQILFIVSNAHYYGKSTIATGNSFAEIVNAYNTFKISGYTVDFVSPEGGSIPLAYINTSDTLQKQYLFDPDFMYAIKNTKKPEEIASKNYKAVYYVGGGAAMYNVPENKQIQTIALKVYEENKGVISSVCHGTAGIVNLKTNDGKYLVAGKKISGYPDSFEKQDGEYFKYFPFLIQKTIEERGGTFKFSKGNVSHVETDGRIVTGQNFQSSSDVALKIIELINDAKTNNQL; encoded by the coding sequence ATGAAAAAAATTATCTATTTTATCGCACTAGTATTTTTGCCAACTTGTTTATTAGCACAAACAGAAGAAGAGGCAGCTGTTAAAAAATGTATTCAAAATTACCTTGATGGTACTTCTTATAATAAACCTGATAGCATCGAAAAAGCATTTTATTCCGAAGCCAATCTATTTTTAGGCCATAAAGACAAAGACTTATGGATTGTACCTATTAGCGAATACACCACATGGTTTAAAAATGACAAGCAGGGACAGTTTAATGGTCGCGTAGGCAGAATTATTTCAATTGATCTATATAACAATATAGCTTTGGCTAAGGCAGAAATAGTAATACCTGACAAAAAAATGGAATTTATTGATCTGTTTTTACTCAAAAAGATTCAGGGCGAATGGAAAATAATAAGTAAATCGGCAAGCAGTCTAAGCAGTAATAAATCAGGAAAGCAAATTTTGTTTATTGTTTCAAATGCCCATTATTATGGCAAATCGACCATAGCTACTGGCAATAGTTTTGCTGAAATAGTAAACGCCTACAATACTTTTAAAATATCTGGATACACGGTCGATTTTGTAAGTCCGGAAGGAGGAAGTATTCCATTAGCCTATATCAATACATCCGACACTTTACAAAAGCAATATTTATTTGATCCGGATTTTATGTATGCTATAAAAAACACTAAAAAACCCGAAGAAATTGCTTCAAAAAATTATAAAGCTGTTTATTATGTTGGTGGCGGAGCTGCTATGTATAATGTACCGGAAAACAAACAAATTCAAACTATTGCTTTAAAAGTATACGAAGAAAACAAAGGTGTTATTTCTTCTGTTTGCCATGGAACAGCAGGAATTGTGAACTTAAAAACAAATGATGGCAAGTATTTAGTAGCGGGGAAAAAAATTAGTGGTTACCCTGATTCATTCGAAAAACAAGATGGAGAATATTTTAAGTACTTTCCGTTCTTAATTCAAAAGACAATTGAAGAAAGAGGTGGCACTTTTAAGTTTTCTAAAGGCAACGTCTCACATGTAGAAACCGATGGAAGAATTGTCACGGGACAAAATTTTCAATCGTCAAGCGATGTAGCTTTAAAGATTATAGAATTAATAAATGATGCAAAAACAAATAATCAACTATAG
- a CDS encoding GNAT family N-acetyltransferase: MNRNLQTSPILISERLTLRKLSKNDSEEILQLRSDKEINKFLDRKPSKTVEDALNFITSIIENESGELFYWAITKTGEDKPIGTICLFDFLGDLRKCEIGYELLTEYHGQGIMIEAAKKVIEYAIKTLELKTIDALTHKDNQSSTKLLQKLHFKKLDDIVEHNPNLVLFRLTT; the protein is encoded by the coding sequence ATGAACAGGAACTTGCAAACTTCCCCAATATTGATTTCTGAAAGGTTGACGCTTCGGAAACTTTCAAAAAATGATTCCGAAGAAATATTGCAATTACGCTCAGACAAAGAAATAAATAAATTTCTTGACCGAAAACCAAGCAAAACAGTAGAAGATGCCTTAAATTTCATTACCAGTATAATTGAAAATGAAAGCGGGGAACTTTTTTATTGGGCAATTACAAAGACTGGTGAAGATAAACCAATCGGTACAATTTGTCTATTTGATTTCTTAGGTGATTTAAGGAAATGTGAAATTGGATATGAGCTTCTTACCGAATACCATGGTCAGGGAATTATGATTGAAGCTGCGAAGAAGGTTATAGAATACGCAATTAAAACACTTGAACTAAAAACAATAGATGCACTAACGCATAAAGATAATCAAAGCTCAACTAAACTTCTTCAAAAGTTACATTTTAAAAAATTAGACGATATAGTCGAACATAATCCAAATCTTGTTCTATTTAGATTGACCACGTAA
- a CDS encoding GH1 family beta-glucosidase, which translates to MNKVENSFLHKNQFGDDFLWGVSTAAFQIEGAHDADGKGSSIWDVFTSQKGRVKNGHHALTACDFYNSYQNDINLISQLNIPNFRFSISWPRIMPTGIHPVNQAGIDYYNKIIDSLLEQGIEPWVTLYHWDLPHALEVKGGWTNRESVSWFSEYVEVCTKHFGDRVKNWMVINEPSVFTGAGYFLGIHAPGKKGITNYLKAMHHVTLATAAGGKILRDKVADANIGTTFSCTHIEPFSQNAKDIEAAKRVDTLLNRTFIEPILGMGYPQNDLAVLKKLNNYIKEDDLNNLAFDFDFIGLQCYTREVVKASLLTPYIGAELVSAEKRNVIATDMGWEVYPPALYHILKRFNEYEGIRKIIITENGAAFPDTVTNGKVYDIKRTHFIQDHLEQILKAKKDGLNVDGYFVWSLTDNFEWAEGYNARFGLIHVDFETQKRTIKHSGLWFRDFLS; encoded by the coding sequence ATGAATAAAGTTGAGAACTCATTTTTGCACAAAAACCAATTTGGAGACGATTTCTTGTGGGGTGTTTCTACCGCCGCTTTCCAAATTGAAGGAGCTCATGATGCCGACGGAAAAGGTTCTTCAATCTGGGATGTTTTTACGTCTCAAAAAGGAAGAGTCAAAAACGGACATCATGCCCTAACGGCTTGCGATTTTTATAATTCGTACCAAAACGATATTAATCTGATAAGCCAATTAAATATTCCGAATTTCAGGTTTTCGATCAGTTGGCCACGAATTATGCCAACCGGAATTCATCCTGTAAATCAGGCAGGAATAGATTACTACAACAAAATCATTGATTCATTGCTGGAACAAGGCATCGAACCCTGGGTAACACTTTATCATTGGGATTTGCCTCATGCGCTCGAAGTAAAAGGCGGATGGACCAATCGTGAATCGGTTTCGTGGTTTTCAGAATATGTTGAAGTTTGTACAAAACATTTTGGTGATCGTGTCAAAAACTGGATGGTCATTAATGAACCTTCTGTTTTTACCGGAGCTGGTTATTTCCTGGGAATTCATGCTCCCGGCAAAAAAGGAATCACCAATTATCTAAAAGCCATGCATCATGTAACATTGGCTACGGCTGCAGGTGGAAAAATACTTAGAGATAAAGTGGCTGATGCTAATATCGGGACAACTTTCTCTTGTACGCATATCGAACCTTTTTCTCAGAATGCAAAAGATATTGAAGCTGCAAAACGCGTGGATACTTTGCTTAACAGAACTTTTATAGAACCTATTTTAGGAATGGGTTATCCTCAAAATGATTTGGCAGTACTTAAAAAACTGAATAATTATATCAAAGAAGATGATTTAAACAATCTGGCCTTTGACTTTGATTTCATCGGACTTCAATGTTATACCAGAGAGGTTGTAAAAGCTTCATTATTGACTCCCTATATTGGTGCCGAATTAGTCAGTGCCGAAAAACGAAATGTCATCGCAACTGACATGGGTTGGGAAGTCTACCCTCCTGCCCTGTACCATATCTTAAAAAGATTTAATGAATACGAAGGCATCCGTAAAATTATTATTACAGAAAATGGGGCCGCTTTTCCGGATACTGTTACCAATGGAAAAGTTTACGATATCAAACGTACACACTTCATTCAGGATCATTTAGAACAAATTTTAAAGGCAAAAAAAGACGGCTTAAATGTCGATGGTTATTTTGTCTGGAGCCTTACTGATAACTTCGAATGGGCCGAAGGTTACAACGCCCGATTCGGATTAATTCACGTTGATTTTGAAACACAGAAAAGAACGATCAAGCATTCCGGTTTATGGTTTCGCGATTTCTTATCTTAA
- a CDS encoding antibiotic biosynthesis monooxygenase → MKDQGATVVINHHIIDGKQNQYENWLNEIGPICRSYVGNIDWQIIRPIPNLTFDYTVIIRFDTIENLTKWMESNERKNLIKKAQPLLSKDDKYLIKSGLDFLFSNNDEKPKVPARWKQYLVTWSAIYPLSILIPLLVLPILKILNFPENRFINSFFISGVVVLIMVYLLMPNYTRLIKKWLYK, encoded by the coding sequence ATGAAAGATCAAGGTGCAACTGTAGTAATAAATCATCATATCATAGATGGAAAACAAAATCAATACGAAAATTGGTTAAATGAGATTGGTCCAATTTGTAGAAGTTATGTTGGAAATATTGATTGGCAAATAATTCGTCCTATCCCGAATTTGACTTTTGATTATACGGTAATCATAAGATTTGATACCATTGAAAACCTTACAAAATGGATGGAGTCAAATGAAAGAAAAAATCTAATCAAAAAAGCACAACCTCTATTATCCAAAGATGATAAATATCTCATTAAATCCGGCTTAGATTTTCTTTTCTCAAATAACGATGAAAAACCAAAAGTTCCCGCTCGTTGGAAACAATATTTGGTTACATGGTCTGCTATTTATCCGTTATCAATTCTTATCCCGTTGCTTGTGCTTCCCATTTTAAAAATTTTAAATTTTCCAGAGAACAGATTTATCAATTCGTTTTTTATCTCCGGTGTTGTAGTTTTAATAATGGTCTATTTGCTAATGCCTAATTATACAAGGTTAATTAAAAAATGGCTTTACAAATAA
- a CDS encoding ATP-binding protein: MAAIQQVNGDYYGSKETVTEALPYVKKNGDYLGAINTRLGIADKELSLYTDAILYYKEAANQLTNPTEKLSPLNNIAAVYIQQKKYDKAIILLESVLSRKLLEDKSKAPTKARIQDNLGYAYFKNGMDEKGFELMKEALHRRNEIKDTYGSIESYLHLADYYAKKDIQKSDENAFSAYNIATKLNSVDERLEALQILISNNYSAHHNKYVQKYFTLNDSIIKIRNNFKNKFAKIKYDAKKEKDENAKLRLEKTENLLSLQRAKYLRIVFVIVLVFLTILITILIRYYKNKNKAIEFKTSYNTETRIAKKIHDELANDVYQVIAFAESQSLSKENIKENLLQKLDDIYGRVRGISKENNRIDTGIDFTNSMKEMLSVYNTNERNIIITNLENIDWESIDDAKKITVSRILQELMVNMKKHSMANLVLIKFESDQKSIFINYTDNGIGCEKTKMIKNGLQNMESRIQAVKGIIDFETEPDKGFKAKIFMPK, translated from the coding sequence ATGGCAGCCATTCAGCAAGTCAATGGCGACTACTATGGAAGTAAGGAAACAGTGACCGAAGCATTGCCTTATGTTAAAAAAAACGGAGACTATTTAGGTGCTATAAATACTAGATTAGGCATTGCTGATAAAGAACTTTCTCTTTATACCGACGCGATTCTTTATTATAAGGAAGCAGCAAATCAATTGACAAATCCTACAGAAAAGCTATCCCCTTTAAATAATATTGCAGCTGTTTATATCCAGCAAAAAAAATACGATAAGGCCATTATACTTCTAGAATCTGTTTTAAGCAGGAAACTTTTAGAAGATAAATCTAAAGCGCCTACTAAAGCTAGAATACAAGACAATTTAGGTTATGCTTATTTTAAAAACGGAATGGATGAAAAAGGATTCGAATTAATGAAGGAAGCTCTCCATAGAAGAAACGAAATCAAGGACACTTATGGAAGTATTGAAAGTTATCTTCACCTGGCAGATTATTATGCTAAAAAAGACATTCAAAAATCAGATGAAAATGCTTTTTCGGCGTACAATATTGCTACAAAACTAAATAGTGTTGATGAAAGATTAGAAGCACTCCAAATTTTAATTTCAAATAATTACAGCGCGCATCACAACAAATATGTACAAAAGTATTTTACACTAAACGACAGCATTATTAAGATTAGAAATAACTTTAAAAATAAGTTTGCGAAGATTAAATACGATGCTAAAAAAGAAAAAGATGAAAATGCAAAACTTCGTTTAGAAAAAACAGAAAATCTATTATCACTTCAAAGAGCAAAATATCTAAGAATTGTATTTGTAATCGTTCTTGTTTTTTTAACCATTTTAATAACCATTCTAATACGTTATTATAAAAATAAAAATAAGGCTATAGAATTTAAGACTTCCTATAACACTGAAACCCGAATTGCAAAAAAAATCCACGATGAATTAGCAAACGATGTCTATCAGGTAATTGCTTTTGCAGAATCTCAGTCACTATCGAAAGAAAATATTAAAGAGAATCTACTCCAAAAATTAGATGATATTTACGGACGTGTAAGAGGAATTTCAAAAGAAAACAATCGAATTGATACTGGCATTGATTTTACCAACAGCATGAAGGAAATGCTTTCGGTTTATAATACAAATGAAAGAAATATCATTATTACTAATTTAGAGAATATAGACTGGGAAAGTATTGACGATGCAAAAAAGATTACCGTTAGTCGAATTTTACAGGAACTAATGGTGAATATGAAGAAACACAGCATGGCAAATTTAGTTCTTATAAAATTTGAAAGTGATCAAAAATCAATCTTTATAAACTATACTGATAATGGTATCGGGTGCGAAAAAACTAAGATGATAAAAAATGGCCTCCAAAATATGGAAAGCCGTATTCAGGCTGTTAAAGGAATTATTGATTTTGAGACAGAACCTGATAAAGGATTTAAAGCAAAAATATTTATGCCGAAATGA